One Deltaproteobacteria bacterium genomic region harbors:
- the xth gene encoding exodeoxyribonuclease III translates to MKLVTWNVNSIRQRLERLIALLARHAPDVVCLQETKVTDADFPVAALREAGYATAFAGQKSYNGVAILARSEPAEVTCGFRDGADDGQARLIAATVADVRVICAYVPNGQAVGTEKYAYKLEWLERLRRMLEREADASQPLALAGDFNVAPADADVHDPEAWRGQVLCSEPERAALARVLDWGLVDAFRARYPERVAFTWWDYRELGFPKNRGLRIDHVLLSRPLIERLEDVVIDRDERKGKGASDHAPVLAVLR, encoded by the coding sequence GTGAAGCTGGTTACCTGGAACGTGAACTCGATCCGGCAGCGACTGGAGCGGCTGATCGCCCTGCTCGCTCGCCACGCGCCCGACGTCGTCTGCCTCCAGGAGACGAAGGTCACCGACGCCGACTTTCCGGTCGCCGCGCTCCGCGAAGCCGGCTACGCGACCGCGTTCGCGGGACAGAAGTCCTACAACGGTGTGGCGATCCTGGCCAGGAGCGAGCCCGCCGAGGTCACGTGCGGCTTTCGCGACGGAGCGGACGACGGCCAGGCGCGCCTGATCGCGGCGACGGTCGCGGACGTGCGGGTGATCTGCGCCTACGTGCCCAACGGCCAGGCGGTGGGAACGGAGAAGTACGCCTACAAGCTCGAGTGGCTCGAACGGCTGCGCCGGATGCTCGAGCGCGAGGCCGACGCGTCGCAGCCGCTCGCGCTGGCCGGCGACTTCAACGTCGCGCCGGCCGACGCCGACGTGCACGACCCCGAGGCCTGGCGCGGCCAGGTGCTCTGCTCCGAGCCCGAGCGCGCCGCGCTGGCCCGGGTGCTCGACTGGGGGCTCGTCGACGCGTTCCGGGCGCGCTATCCCGAGCGTGTCGCGTTCACCTGGTGGGACTACCGGGAGCTCGGCTTCCCGAAGAACCGCGGCCTGCGAATCGACCACGTGCTGCTTTCGCGACCGCTGATCGAGAGACTGGAGGACGTCGTGATCGATCGAGACGAGCGCAAGGGAAAGGGAGCGAGCGACCACGCGCCGGTGCTGGCGGTGCTGCGATGA
- a CDS encoding wax ester/triacylglycerol synthase family O-acyltransferase, which yields MPRYAYDRLTALDNSFLMLEKPNSYMHVGSTQIHKTGPLRTEGGGVDAARIRKLLAALLHRIPRYRQKLAWIPFENHPVWVDDDNFNLDFHLRHTGLPRPGTDEQLKRLSARILQQHLDRNRPLWEMWIVEGLEDDRFAIISKTHHCMIDGASGVDIMRVLMSPEPDTRTPDEPSWVPRPAPSGFELMRHEFLRRAGLPLEILRGAVSAMRTAESVRFDVMTRVRALTEAMGGSLRLPSETPFNREIGPHRRFEWLTMDLADIKKLRKSLGGSLNDIVLAIVTGAVRDFLRARHVNPDKLDFRVMAPVSVRSENEHGALGNRVSAWIVPLPIGTADRRVQLERITERTTWLKDSKSAVGAEVLTQAAEYTPSTLLALGARNMTRLLPFNLVVTNVPGPQAPMYMLGAEMLECFPNVPLTDRLGLGIALMSYNGKLCWGFNADYDLVPDLRNFVTAVEGSFDELMSLASARPALVVTGGREGARSTSA from the coding sequence ATGCCACGCTACGCCTACGACCGACTCACTGCGCTCGACAACTCGTTTCTCATGCTCGAGAAGCCCAACTCGTACATGCACGTGGGCTCGACGCAGATCCACAAGACCGGCCCGCTGCGCACCGAGGGAGGCGGCGTCGACGCGGCTCGGATCCGCAAGCTACTCGCCGCGCTCCTGCACCGCATTCCGCGCTACCGCCAGAAGCTGGCCTGGATCCCGTTCGAGAACCATCCGGTCTGGGTGGACGACGACAACTTCAACCTCGACTTCCACCTGCGCCACACGGGGCTGCCGCGTCCCGGCACCGACGAGCAGCTGAAGCGCCTGTCGGCGCGAATCCTCCAGCAGCACCTCGACCGCAACCGCCCGCTCTGGGAGATGTGGATCGTCGAGGGGCTCGAGGACGACCGCTTCGCGATCATCTCCAAGACGCACCACTGCATGATCGACGGCGCCTCCGGCGTCGACATCATGCGCGTCCTGATGTCGCCCGAGCCCGACACGCGCACGCCCGACGAGCCCTCCTGGGTGCCGCGCCCCGCGCCGTCGGGATTCGAGCTGATGCGCCACGAGTTCCTGCGCCGCGCGGGCCTGCCGCTCGAGATCCTGCGCGGCGCGGTGAGCGCGATGCGCACCGCGGAGAGCGTGAGATTCGACGTGATGACTCGGGTGCGGGCGCTGACCGAGGCGATGGGCGGCAGCTTGCGCCTGCCGTCGGAGACGCCGTTCAACCGCGAGATCGGCCCGCACCGCCGCTTCGAGTGGCTGACGATGGACCTCGCCGACATCAAGAAGCTGCGCAAGAGCCTGGGCGGATCGCTGAACGACATCGTGCTCGCGATCGTGACCGGCGCGGTGCGCGACTTCCTGCGCGCGCGGCACGTGAATCCAGACAAGCTCGACTTCCGCGTGATGGCGCCGGTGTCGGTGCGCAGCGAGAACGAGCACGGGGCGCTCGGCAACCGCGTTTCCGCTTGGATCGTGCCGCTGCCGATCGGGACGGCCGACCGCCGCGTGCAGCTGGAACGGATCACCGAGCGCACGACCTGGCTCAAGGACTCCAAGAGCGCGGTCGGCGCGGAGGTGCTGACGCAGGCCGCGGAGTACACGCCGTCGACGCTGCTCGCGCTCGGCGCGCGGAACATGACGCGCCTGCTCCCGTTCAACCTGGTGGTCACGAACGTTCCCGGCCCGCAGGCGCCGATGTACATGCTCGGCGCCGAGATGCTCGAGTGCTTCCCGAACGTTCCCCTCACCGACCGGCTCGGGCTCGGCATCGCGCTGATGAGCTACAACGGAAAGCTCTGCTGGGGCTTCAACGCCGACTACGACCTGGTTCCCGATCTGCGCAACTTCGTGACCGCGGTCGAGGGCTCGTTCGACGAGCTGATGAGCCTGGCGAGCGCCCGGCCGGCGCTCGTGGTCACGGGCGGTCGGGAGGGCGCGAGGAGCACGTCGGCCTGA
- a CDS encoding RHS repeat-associated core domain-containing protein: protein MTREVDYDVRGPVSEIRIKPPAGTPLIEKWAYTYTDVLNVATLTDSASRLTTYGYDSLDRLTSADHPTLPPPLDTLPDLETFAYDGVGNRTMSGYAHDANHRMRTSPGHSYDYDDDGNTKVRDPGTSGQASYTWDLENRLTAYASGATSAAYTQDPFARRLRKSVGSTTTWYLWSGDRLLAEYSGAGTRTTRYTPLDGFAPAQMAVPSGGSELIYDVHADRLDTPRVMTSSAGAVVWQAAYEAYGQAHLATGLSTPLNVRLPGQYLDAESSLHYNFFRTYDPGTGRYVSADPIGQAGGINVYRYARNNPLRFFDPFGLEEGSASNVKKRKAVAQWALDQNGSTDFSYDANLSPQYPAGSNKCSGFTCAAAASSGADTTVTVPDGEGGTKDRCPTAAELGRGSVPDWRLLGPGESPEAGDIMADPFTGGVPGVTGHAAVVVPDGSGGTTTQGAHANRVGPPGADHPSNPRYRRYTGD, encoded by the coding sequence GTGACGCGGGAGGTGGACTACGACGTGCGCGGCCCGGTGTCGGAGATCCGGATCAAGCCGCCCGCGGGGACGCCCTTGATCGAGAAGTGGGCGTACACGTACACGGACGTCCTGAACGTGGCGACGCTGACCGACTCCGCGAGCCGCTTGACGACCTACGGCTACGACAGCCTGGACCGGCTCACCTCGGCCGATCACCCGACGCTGCCGCCGCCGCTGGACACGCTGCCGGACCTGGAGACCTTCGCGTACGACGGGGTGGGGAACCGGACGATGAGCGGCTACGCGCACGATGCCAACCACCGGATGCGGACGAGCCCGGGGCACAGCTACGACTACGACGACGACGGGAACACGAAGGTGCGGGACCCCGGGACGAGCGGCCAGGCGAGCTACACGTGGGACCTGGAGAACCGGCTCACGGCCTACGCGAGCGGGGCGACGAGCGCGGCGTACACGCAGGATCCGTTCGCGCGGCGGCTGAGGAAGTCCGTCGGCTCGACGACGACGTGGTACCTGTGGTCGGGGGATCGGCTGCTGGCGGAGTACAGCGGCGCGGGCACGCGCACCACGCGCTACACGCCGCTCGACGGCTTCGCGCCGGCGCAGATGGCGGTGCCGAGCGGCGGAAGCGAGCTGATCTACGACGTGCACGCGGATCGCTTGGACACGCCGCGGGTGATGACGTCGTCCGCCGGCGCGGTGGTCTGGCAGGCCGCGTACGAAGCGTACGGCCAGGCGCATCTCGCGACCGGACTCTCGACCCCGCTCAACGTCCGCCTGCCGGGGCAGTATCTCGATGCGGAGTCATCGCTGCACTACAACTTCTTCAGAACGTATGACCCGGGCACGGGACGCTACGTCTCCGCCGATCCCATCGGGCAGGCAGGCGGGATCAACGTCTATCGCTACGCGCGGAACAACCCGCTTCGCTTCTTCGATCCCTTCGGCTTGGAGGAAGGCAGCGCTTCCAATGTGAAGAAGAGGAAGGCGGTTGCTCAGTGGGCCCTCGATCAGAACGGGAGCACGGACTTCTCCTACGACGCCAACCTGTCGCCACAGTACCCGGCGGGGTCCAACAAGTGCAGCGGGTTCACGTGCGCCGCAGCTGCTAGCTCAGGTGCTGACACGACGGTCACCGTGCCCGACGGAGAGGGCGGCACCAAAGATCGTTGCCCCACTGCAGCAGAGTTGGGGAGAGGAAGCGTTCCGGATTGGAGGTTGCTTGGTCCCGGCGAATCACCGGAGGCCGGTGACATCATGGCGGACCCATTCACCGGCGGCGTACCGGGTGTGACGGGGCATGCGGCTGTCGTGGTGCCCGACGGCTCGGGCGGCACGACTACGCAAGGTGCGCATGCCAACCGAGTCGGTCCCCCCGGAGCTGACCACCCCTCGAACCCTCGCTACAGGCGATACACAGGAGACTGA
- a CDS encoding alpha/beta fold hydrolase translates to MPKIDANGIRIEYDSFGDRGAEPLLLVMGLGGQMLLWEDSFCAALAERGHFVVRFDNRDIGLSTHFDSHGIPDPIALMTAAASGEPVSVPYTLDDMADDAVGLCDALGIRDAHFVGASMGGMIVQTVAIRHPARVRSLVSIMSTTGNPALPPARPEILALLMSPPPVGREAAIDASVEMWRKIGSPGFPFDEALIRTRSALLYDRANHPAGQARQLAAILAHGNRAPRLADVRAPALVIHGTDDPLVPVEGGQDTAASIPGAELLLIPGMGHDMPRAIFARLVDAISSHTHKAAVARA, encoded by the coding sequence ATGCCGAAAATCGACGCGAACGGGATCCGGATCGAGTACGACAGCTTCGGGGATCGCGGCGCCGAGCCGCTGCTCCTGGTGATGGGCCTGGGCGGGCAGATGCTGCTCTGGGAGGACTCGTTCTGCGCGGCGCTCGCCGAGCGCGGTCACTTCGTGGTCCGCTTCGACAACCGCGACATCGGGCTCTCGACCCACTTCGATTCGCACGGAATCCCCGACCCGATCGCGCTGATGACCGCGGCGGCGAGCGGAGAGCCGGTGTCGGTGCCGTACACGCTCGACGACATGGCCGACGACGCGGTCGGGCTCTGCGACGCGCTCGGGATCCGCGACGCCCACTTCGTCGGCGCTTCGATGGGCGGGATGATCGTGCAGACCGTCGCGATCCGGCATCCCGCGCGCGTGCGCAGCCTGGTCTCGATCATGTCCACGACCGGAAATCCCGCGCTCCCGCCGGCGCGGCCGGAGATCCTCGCGCTGCTGATGAGCCCGCCTCCGGTCGGACGCGAGGCCGCGATCGACGCCTCGGTCGAGATGTGGCGGAAGATCGGCAGCCCCGGCTTCCCGTTCGACGAAGCGCTGATCCGCACGCGAAGCGCTCTGCTCTACGACCGCGCGAATCACCCCGCGGGGCAAGCGCGCCAGCTCGCCGCGATCCTGGCGCACGGCAATCGCGCGCCCCGGCTCGCCGACGTCCGCGCGCCCGCGCTCGTGATCCATGGAACAGACGATCCGCTCGTGCCGGTCGAAGGCGGCCAGGACACGGCGGCCTCGATTCCGGGCGCCGAGCTGCTGCTGATTCCCGGAATGGGCCACGACATGCCGCGCGCGATCTTCGCGCGGCTCGTGGACGCGATCTCGAGCCACACCCACAAGGCCGCGGTCGCGCGCGCCTAG
- a CDS encoding serine/threonine protein kinase → MPCLRVQWNSRGEDTAIGSAPAGQAQARPLVVHGRAIKCHPGASDTTRDMIGITIGSYEIAEKIGSGGVADVYRASDPLLGRNVAIKFLREGLGDRPEVVERFQSEARTLAKLIHPNVALLYCLLREERHLGMVMEYVEGRTFAQILASSGRLEPERALPLVQQAIAGIDHAHQAGIVHRDIKASNLMLATNGGVKVMDFGIARCLGTDRATRQGHMVGTMQYMSPEQGCGDETDARSDVYALGVLLYELLGGELPFDSENDYQLCRAQIEDAPRPLRALVPDLSAPLEDVVLRALAKDPSQRFPGVRELGDALQDAWRRGALARRSAEREAPVTRELALEEAEQIALASTRSITPATSVRSVDAHALTRELRSPASECEPARPERGRGRIALAACGLLLIAFLFGVRLVRHEKRVETAASTRPSAAQPAAAVAAPVVAAPSAGGAKTASAAPIRKAAPAPRAAAAPSKSTEPAAESPRGEASWVIRRR, encoded by the coding sequence ATGCCGTGCCTCCGCGTCCAGTGGAATTCGCGCGGCGAGGATACTGCGATCGGCAGCGCGCCGGCAGGTCAGGCGCAAGCGCGCCCGCTCGTCGTGCACGGGCGCGCGATCAAGTGCCATCCGGGGGCTTCCGATACCACTCGCGACATGATCGGGATCACCATCGGCAGCTACGAGATCGCCGAGAAGATCGGCTCTGGGGGCGTGGCCGACGTCTACCGGGCGAGCGATCCGCTGCTCGGACGCAATGTGGCGATCAAGTTCCTGCGCGAGGGGCTCGGCGATCGCCCCGAGGTGGTCGAGCGCTTCCAGTCGGAGGCGCGCACCCTGGCCAAGCTGATCCACCCCAACGTCGCGCTTCTGTACTGCCTGCTCCGCGAGGAGCGGCACCTGGGAATGGTGATGGAGTACGTAGAGGGGCGGACCTTCGCGCAGATCCTCGCCAGCTCCGGGCGGCTCGAGCCCGAGCGCGCGCTTCCGCTCGTGCAGCAGGCGATCGCCGGGATCGACCACGCGCACCAGGCGGGGATCGTGCACCGCGACATCAAGGCGTCGAATCTGATGCTCGCGACGAACGGCGGCGTGAAGGTGATGGACTTCGGAATCGCGCGCTGCCTCGGCACGGATCGCGCGACGCGCCAGGGCCACATGGTCGGAACCATGCAGTACATGTCGCCCGAGCAGGGGTGCGGCGACGAGACCGACGCGCGCTCGGACGTGTACGCGCTCGGCGTCCTGCTCTACGAGCTGCTCGGCGGCGAGCTCCCGTTCGACTCCGAGAACGACTACCAGCTCTGCCGCGCGCAGATCGAGGACGCGCCGCGCCCGCTGCGAGCGCTCGTCCCTGATCTTTCCGCGCCTCTCGAGGACGTCGTGCTGCGCGCGCTCGCGAAGGACCCGAGCCAGCGCTTCCCCGGGGTGCGCGAACTCGGAGACGCGCTCCAGGACGCGTGGCGCCGCGGCGCGCTGGCGCGCAGGAGTGCGGAGCGCGAGGCCCCGGTGACGCGCGAGCTCGCGCTCGAAGAGGCCGAGCAGATCGCGCTCGCCAGCACGCGGAGCATCACGCCGGCGACCTCGGTGCGAAGCGTCGACGCGCACGCGCTCACGCGCGAGCTCCGCAGCCCGGCGTCTGAATGCGAGCCCGCGCGGCCGGAGCGCGGCCGCGGCCGGATCGCGCTCGCCGCCTGCGGGCTGCTCCTGATTGCGTTCCTGTTCGGGGTGCGGCTGGTGCGGCACGAGAAGCGAGTCGAGACCGCGGCGTCGACGCGACCGAGCGCGGCGCAGCCCGCAGCGGCCGTGGCCGCGCCCGTCGTGGCCGCGCCCAGCGCCGGCGGCGCGAAGACGGCCAGCGCGGCTCCGATCCGGAAGGCGGCGCCCGCACCCCGCGCAGCGGCCGCGCCGAGCAAGTCGACGGAGCCCGCGGCAGAGTCGCCGCGAGGAGAAGCGAGTTGGGTGATCCGAAGGCGCTAG